From one Mycolicibacterium sp. HK-90 genomic stretch:
- a CDS encoding helix-turn-helix transcriptional regulator → MAQYSVELDEVFLALADPTRRAVIHRLGRGPASVGDLAGEATMTLPSFMKHVRMLESTGLIDTAKVGRVRTCKLNRERLTVVEDWLTEQRRIWEERTDRLEQFVTKPKKGT, encoded by the coding sequence GTGGCACAGTATTCGGTTGAACTCGACGAGGTCTTCCTGGCGCTTGCCGACCCGACCCGGCGGGCGGTGATCCACCGGCTCGGGCGCGGGCCGGCGAGTGTGGGTGACCTGGCCGGCGAGGCCACGATGACACTCCCGTCGTTCATGAAGCACGTGCGGATGCTCGAGTCGACGGGACTGATCGACACCGCGAAGGTCGGCCGCGTGCGCACCTGCAAGCTAAATCGGGAACGGCTCACGGTCGTCGAAGACTGGCTGACCGAGCAGCGGCGCATCTGGGAGGAACGCACCGACCGGCTGGAGCAGTTCGTCACCAAGCCCAAGAAAGGAACATGA
- a CDS encoding maleylpyruvate isomerase family mycothiol-dependent enzyme, translating into MTIAEDVKAERAAFVELLIDVGPSAPTGCGGWTALDLAAHLAGEERNGGLTTFIARSLVARGVRMPAAPRLVGTAMCLERRHGFSALVNRLRRPIPRLLLRPHVAPLTLFEYWTHHDDLVRDNTGAHAMPPALTEAIPLVLRYQLKKLPAGVRVTLGTNDDLYRWSVGPKSGPEVTLAGSPPDLVRWLSGRLAPGEIAMAGPDIAVQAVRAFTGHV; encoded by the coding sequence GTGACGATCGCTGAGGACGTCAAGGCCGAACGGGCCGCATTCGTGGAGTTGCTGATCGACGTGGGCCCGTCGGCTCCCACCGGGTGCGGAGGCTGGACTGCACTGGATCTCGCAGCTCACCTGGCTGGTGAGGAGCGCAATGGTGGACTGACGACCTTCATCGCCCGGTCGCTGGTGGCCCGTGGGGTTCGGATGCCGGCCGCACCGAGGCTGGTCGGCACGGCAATGTGCTTGGAGCGACGCCACGGGTTCAGCGCATTGGTGAACCGGCTGCGCCGGCCCATTCCGCGGCTCCTTCTGCGGCCGCACGTGGCCCCACTGACCCTGTTCGAGTACTGGACGCATCACGACGATCTCGTCCGCGACAACACCGGAGCCCACGCCATGCCGCCGGCGCTGACCGAGGCGATTCCCCTCGTACTGCGTTATCAACTCAAGAAACTGCCCGCCGGTGTCCGGGTGACCCTCGGCACCAACGATGACCTCTACCGATGGTCGGTCGGGCCGAAGTCGGGTCCAGAAGTCACTTTGGCCGGCTCTCCCCCGGACCTGGTCCGGTGGCTGTCGGGGCGTTTGGCACCAGGCGAGATCGCGATGGCCGGACCCGATATCGCCGTACAGGCAGTCCGTGCGTTCACGGGGCACGTGTGA
- a CDS encoding serine hydrolase domain-containing protein: MAEPVTPMPALQEKVQSVLDELIATGAETGLQVAVYRYGALVVDAVAGLADSQTERPVTSQTPFFSFSAGKVMTATVAHLLVRIGALRYDTPLVDLWPEFGAHGKATATLRHVLTHSVGVPAMPRVIGPADLADWSRVCGAIADAEPRWRPGTRTGYHAFTFGFLVGEAARRATGEPMRHLLHKWVSDPLGLDGDLFFGVSRTDLARLARLEDSAPPAAASDAAGVLAPWERQPIAAMGNSADILQADIPSVGTFTARGIAAMNAAVLDGRLIDADQLAELTSPAFEGTDQVFGNHTRLALGYPLGRIGTRPEETPTTFGWVGGGGSYVYADTATGTSFAMTKTRLTPHFNTAQRLADLVAAELRIDT; this comes from the coding sequence GTGGCCGAGCCGGTGACGCCGATGCCCGCGTTGCAGGAGAAAGTCCAAAGCGTCCTCGACGAACTCATCGCTACCGGTGCCGAAACCGGCTTGCAGGTTGCCGTGTATCGCTACGGCGCGCTGGTGGTCGATGCTGTCGCCGGACTCGCCGACAGCCAGACCGAACGCCCGGTGACGTCGCAGACGCCGTTCTTCAGCTTCTCGGCCGGCAAGGTCATGACGGCGACGGTCGCTCACCTGCTCGTCAGAATTGGTGCCCTCCGATATGACACGCCATTGGTCGATCTTTGGCCGGAGTTCGGTGCCCACGGCAAGGCGACGGCGACGCTTCGCCACGTCCTCACCCACTCGGTCGGTGTGCCGGCGATGCCTCGCGTCATCGGCCCCGCCGATCTGGCCGACTGGTCGCGGGTCTGCGGCGCGATCGCCGACGCCGAACCGCGGTGGCGACCTGGGACCAGGACGGGCTATCACGCGTTCACCTTCGGCTTCCTCGTCGGCGAGGCCGCACGCCGGGCCACCGGCGAACCGATGCGGCACCTCCTGCACAAGTGGGTCAGCGATCCCCTGGGCCTCGACGGTGATCTCTTCTTCGGTGTGTCCCGGACCGACCTGGCCCGGCTGGCGCGACTCGAGGACTCCGCACCGCCGGCCGCCGCATCTGACGCCGCTGGCGTTCTTGCGCCGTGGGAACGGCAACCGATCGCGGCCATGGGCAACAGTGCCGACATCCTGCAAGCCGATATCCCGTCGGTCGGCACCTTCACCGCACGCGGAATCGCGGCGATGAACGCGGCGGTCCTCGACGGTCGACTCATCGATGCGGATCAGCTCGCAGAGCTGACCTCGCCGGCCTTCGAGGGCACCGATCAGGTTTTCGGTAACCATACGAGGTTGGCTCTCGGTTATCCGCTGGGTCGCATCGGCACTCGGCCGGAGGAGACACCGACCACGTTCGGCTGGGTCGGAGGCGGTGGCAGCTACGTCTACGCCGACACCGCCACCGGTACCTCGTTCGCGATGACCAAGACGCGGCTCACGCCCCACTTCAACACCGCACAACGACTCGCAGACCTGGTCGCCGCCGAATTGCGCATCGACACCTAG
- a CDS encoding GNAT family N-acetyltransferase produces the protein MPTNNDDVVLRAARRPDDYPRLVEIWRSAVHATHDFLDESDFQRIESNLASAYFPAVTLTVAERDGLAVGFAGTADGNLEMLFVSDEVRGSGIGSLLLAETIEKDNVTKVDVNEQNSGAHGFYLSRGFTQVGRSELDGDGRPYPILHLALPARVKVSSD, from the coding sequence ATGCCCACGAACAACGATGACGTCGTCCTGCGAGCGGCTCGCAGACCTGACGACTACCCCCGGCTGGTCGAGATCTGGCGAAGCGCCGTACATGCGACGCACGATTTCCTCGACGAGTCCGACTTCCAGCGCATCGAAAGCAATCTCGCCTCCGCATACTTCCCCGCCGTGACGCTGACCGTCGCCGAACGCGACGGACTGGCCGTCGGTTTCGCGGGCACCGCGGACGGCAACCTCGAGATGCTGTTCGTCTCAGACGAAGTGCGCGGCAGCGGAATCGGAAGCCTGCTGCTCGCCGAGACGATCGAGAAGGACAACGTCACCAAGGTCGACGTGAACGAGCAGAATTCGGGAGCGCACGGCTTCTATCTGAGCCGCGGGTTCACCCAGGTCGGTCGCAGTGAACTTGATGGCGACGGCAGGCCGTATCCGATTCTTCATCTTGCCCTGCCTGCGCGCGTGAAAGTGAGCAGCGACTGA
- a CDS encoding LGFP repeat-containing protein: MGTKTHRHTALVGLAAVALMTVGCSNDQTVDSPMSPQVSLIVTSTVETPGQPAEVKLIGERDVEVTLTGPIAAKYASATQSQKDALGKPLTGDRNAGARESGVLFQQFQGGVITAKNGDAGTPGYITWGKIREAWNVPRDADGVPAVTGENGSVGPLGAPTSDENAVDDLLVETFEHGKVSYNTKTGEVEVTINGKVVPSGL, from the coding sequence ATGGGGACGAAGACACACCGCCACACAGCACTGGTCGGCCTGGCCGCCGTCGCGCTGATGACGGTGGGCTGCAGCAATGATCAGACTGTCGATTCGCCGATGTCGCCCCAGGTCTCGTTGATCGTCACCTCTACGGTTGAAACTCCAGGGCAGCCCGCCGAGGTAAAGCTCATCGGGGAGCGCGACGTTGAGGTGACACTCACGGGCCCAATCGCCGCCAAGTACGCGTCGGCAACCCAGAGCCAGAAGGACGCCCTCGGCAAGCCACTGACGGGTGACCGCAACGCCGGAGCGCGGGAGAGCGGTGTGCTCTTCCAACAGTTCCAGGGTGGCGTGATCACCGCCAAGAACGGCGACGCCGGCACGCCGGGGTATATCACCTGGGGCAAGATCCGGGAGGCCTGGAACGTCCCGCGCGATGCGGACGGCGTGCCTGCGGTCACCGGCGAAAACGGGTCGGTGGGTCCGTTGGGCGCCCCGACCAGCGACGAGAACGCCGTCGACGATCTGCTCGTGGAGACGTTCGAGCACGGAAAGGTCTCGTACAACACGAAGACCGGTGAGGTCGAGGTGACGATCAACGGTAAGGTCGTGCCGTCCGGTCTGTAG
- a CDS encoding cellulose-binding domain-containing protein, with the protein MARRDNFVKRWSAALYAMLAALTVATSGLVNIPVAHAAAAAARLSVSSTWQTGFIAHFTIVNASAVPMTDWRLEFDLPAGESISHTWSSNFTRYGTHYVLTPANWNRIIAPGGTAKGGMRGVLSGFYSPPANCVLNGQYPCT; encoded by the coding sequence GTGGCTCGACGGGACAACTTCGTGAAGCGCTGGAGCGCAGCGCTTTACGCAATGCTGGCGGCGTTGACGGTTGCCACCTCCGGACTCGTCAACATCCCGGTCGCTCATGCCGCGGCGGCCGCGGCGAGGCTGTCGGTGTCCTCGACGTGGCAGACCGGCTTCATCGCCCACTTCACCATCGTCAATGCGAGCGCGGTTCCGATGACGGATTGGCGGCTCGAATTCGACTTGCCGGCAGGAGAATCCATCTCGCACACGTGGAGCAGCAACTTTACTCGCTACGGCACGCACTATGTTCTCACCCCCGCGAACTGGAATCGCATCATTGCGCCTGGCGGTACGGCCAAAGGCGGCATGAGAGGCGTGCTGAGCGGCTTCTACTCGCCACCCGCGAATTGCGTACTCAATGGGCAATATCCGTGCACCTAG
- a CDS encoding dihydrofolate reductase family protein, which produces MRPLRYSINVTLDGCCDHRALAPNADMHRHAIEMFDRADALLFGRVTYQMMEDAWRSPAQPGTRPEWMEPFARTIDAMKKYVVSSTLEHVDWNAELVRGDLAAAVTQLKQQPGTGLYVGGVTLPMALAELGLIDEYEFVVHPRLVGHGRTLFAGLSKYVDLRLVGRREFGSGAVAMRYEPQ; this is translated from the coding sequence ATGAGACCTCTTCGGTATTCCATCAACGTCACGCTGGACGGATGCTGCGACCACCGCGCGCTCGCCCCGAATGCGGACATGCACCGTCACGCGATCGAGATGTTCGACAGAGCCGATGCCCTTCTCTTCGGCCGGGTGACGTACCAGATGATGGAGGACGCGTGGCGGTCGCCGGCACAGCCGGGGACCAGGCCCGAGTGGATGGAGCCCTTCGCCCGGACGATCGATGCGATGAAGAAATACGTCGTCTCGAGCACCTTGGAGCACGTGGATTGGAACGCGGAACTCGTGCGCGGCGACCTGGCCGCTGCGGTGACACAGCTCAAGCAGCAGCCGGGTACCGGACTGTACGTCGGCGGTGTGACGCTTCCGATGGCGTTGGCAGAGCTGGGATTGATCGACGAGTACGAGTTCGTCGTGCATCCCAGGTTGGTGGGCCATGGGCGGACGCTGTTCGCCGGGTTGTCGAAGTATGTCGACTTAAGGCTCGTGGGCCGGCGGGAGTTCGGGTCCGGGGCGGTGGCGATGAGGTACGAGCCGCAGTAG
- a CDS encoding GMC family oxidoreductase — MSRSLSAAEFDFIIVGAGSAGCLLANRLSANPDHRVLLIEAGGKDNWFWIKVPVGYLYTIANPRTDWCFTTEADPGLAGRSIHYARGRVIGGCSSINAMIHMRGQASDYALWAQATGDDRWLWGGPDGPGETLTIYKELEDYFGGADEWHGAGGEIRVEQPRVRWKILDAWQAAAAQVGIAPIDEFNRGDNSGSAYFHVNQRRGRRWSMADAFLHPIAHRRNLTVYTQTQALGLLMDEQVRDDQRRGAWTTAQHRVTGLRLLKDGQCIDVHARREVILSAGSIGSPHLMQTSGLGPAELLTRHQVPVVVDLPGVGENLQDHLQLRTVYRVQGARTVNTLYRNWITRGGMGLQYLTLRSGPMTMPPSTLGAFAKSDPALASPDLEWHVQPLSLPKFGEPLHRYAAITPSVCNLRPSSRGHVRMASADPLTNPKISCNYLSTDADRQIAVRGLRMTREIMAAPALARYRPEELLPGPQLVSDNDLQQAASELGTTIFHPVGTCAMGSFDTQGIPTSAAAVLDTDCRVYRVAGLRVVDASAMPTITSGNTNAPVMLIAERAARAILS, encoded by the coding sequence ATGAGCCGCAGCCTCAGCGCCGCCGAATTCGATTTCATCATCGTGGGAGCAGGGAGTGCGGGTTGCCTGCTCGCCAATCGGCTGAGCGCGAACCCTGATCACCGCGTGCTCTTGATCGAGGCCGGCGGCAAAGACAACTGGTTCTGGATCAAGGTGCCGGTGGGCTATCTGTACACAATCGCCAACCCCCGCACCGACTGGTGCTTCACGACTGAGGCCGATCCAGGTCTGGCCGGCCGCAGCATTCACTACGCGCGGGGCCGCGTGATCGGCGGCTGTTCATCGATCAACGCCATGATCCACATGCGCGGCCAGGCAAGCGATTACGCCCTGTGGGCACAAGCCACCGGTGATGACCGCTGGCTGTGGGGCGGCCCGGACGGTCCCGGCGAGACACTCACGATCTACAAAGAGTTGGAGGACTACTTCGGCGGAGCCGACGAGTGGCACGGCGCCGGTGGAGAGATCCGCGTCGAGCAACCGCGGGTGCGCTGGAAGATCTTGGATGCCTGGCAGGCCGCCGCTGCCCAGGTGGGCATTGCCCCGATCGACGAATTCAACCGGGGCGACAACTCCGGCAGCGCCTACTTTCACGTCAACCAACGACGGGGCCGCCGCTGGTCGATGGCCGATGCTTTCCTGCATCCCATCGCTCACCGACGCAATCTCACCGTCTACACCCAGACCCAGGCCTTGGGGCTGCTGATGGATGAGCAGGTCCGCGACGATCAGCGACGCGGTGCCTGGACCACCGCTCAGCACCGCGTCACCGGCCTGCGGCTGCTCAAGGACGGCCAGTGTATCGACGTCCACGCCCGCCGGGAGGTGATCCTGAGCGCTGGATCCATCGGGTCGCCACATCTCATGCAGACCTCGGGTCTGGGACCGGCCGAGCTGCTCACCCGGCATCAGGTGCCGGTGGTCGTCGATCTGCCGGGAGTGGGCGAAAACCTCCAGGACCATCTGCAGCTGCGAACGGTCTACCGCGTCCAGGGCGCCCGGACCGTCAACACGCTGTACCGAAACTGGATCACCCGTGGCGGCATGGGACTTCAGTATCTGACGCTGCGATCAGGACCCATGACCATGCCACCCTCCACGCTGGGGGCTTTCGCGAAAAGCGATCCGGCGCTGGCCAGTCCCGATCTGGAATGGCACGTGCAGCCGTTGTCGTTGCCCAAGTTCGGCGAACCGCTACACCGTTACGCGGCGATCACTCCCTCGGTCTGCAACCTTCGACCCAGCTCGCGCGGCCACGTGCGCATGGCCAGTGCAGATCCGCTGACCAACCCGAAGATCTCCTGCAACTACCTGTCGACTGACGCCGATCGTCAGATCGCCGTGCGCGGCCTCCGGATGACCCGGGAGATCATGGCGGCGCCGGCCCTGGCGCGCTACCGTCCGGAAGAGCTGCTTCCCGGCCCGCAACTGGTGAGTGACAACGATTTGCAGCAGGCGGCCAGTGAACTCGGAACAACGATCTTCCACCCGGTGGGTACCTGTGCGATGGGATCCTTTGATACACAAGGCATCCCGACGTCCGCTGCTGCGGTGCTCGACACCGACTGTCGCGTGTATCGCGTCGCCGGCCTTCGCGTGGTTGACGCATCGGCGATGCCCACCATCACGTCCGGGAACACCAACGCGCCGGTCATGCTGATCGCAGAGCGCGCAGCGCGGGCGATCCTGAGCTGA
- a CDS encoding uridine kinase has protein sequence MTLSPASYVVNQVADRIAAMPLPGPRVAIDGPDGAGKTHFADQLAVVLRSRHRRATVRISVDDFHNSRAVRYRQGRDSPLGFWADSYNYDRFRRDVLEPFSSGGSRRFRRAGYSHETDEILYPDPEIAEPTAVLLVDGIFLQRVELRAQWDLTVFLDVTFTETAKRMALRDGTPSDPEDPRMRRYIEGQREYFRQCDPQRRAHILIDNNNFDHPAILRDRTPEPG, from the coding sequence ATGACGCTCAGCCCGGCCTCGTACGTGGTGAATCAAGTGGCCGACCGCATCGCGGCGATGCCGCTACCCGGTCCCAGGGTGGCCATCGATGGCCCCGACGGTGCCGGCAAAACCCATTTCGCCGACCAGCTCGCCGTCGTTCTGCGGAGCAGGCATCGCCGAGCCACGGTGCGCATCTCCGTGGACGACTTCCACAACAGCCGCGCAGTGCGCTATCGGCAAGGACGCGACTCCCCGCTGGGGTTTTGGGCAGATTCCTACAACTACGACCGATTTCGCCGTGATGTGTTGGAACCGTTCTCGTCCGGAGGCTCCCGGCGTTTCCGGCGTGCCGGTTACAGTCATGAAACCGACGAAATCCTCTACCCGGACCCTGAGATCGCTGAGCCCACAGCGGTACTGCTGGTTGACGGCATCTTCTTGCAGCGCGTCGAACTCCGCGCCCAGTGGGATCTCACCGTCTTCCTCGACGTCACGTTCACCGAGACCGCCAAGCGTATGGCGCTGCGGGACGGGACACCGTCCGACCCCGAAGACCCGCGCATGCGTCGATACATCGAGGGACAACGTGAGTATTTCCGCCAATGCGATCCCCAACGGCGGGCACACATCCTGATCGACAACAACAACTTCGACCATCCGGCAATCCTTCGCGACCGAACACCAGAACCGGGCTGA
- a CDS encoding DUF1942 domain-containing protein gives MAFTQIALKTTVAAAGIAVAGALAPPAFADPETLQFGQTAEVPSLNGAIDYTVSNLQPSGHNDGIWYSDVTARAVSGFPTRNIADFNARAVNSSTYANMKGNQTDGLPNQPIAMGTQTSGRVYFDVRGGTAPDSVVYRDAAGTEKVVWKG, from the coding sequence GTGGCATTCACGCAGATCGCATTGAAAACAACGGTAGCCGCTGCCGGGATCGCGGTGGCCGGAGCCTTGGCACCACCGGCATTCGCCGATCCGGAAACCCTGCAGTTCGGCCAAACGGCAGAAGTTCCCAGCCTGAACGGCGCCATCGATTACACCGTGAGTAACTTGCAACCCAGCGGCCACAACGACGGGATCTGGTACTCGGACGTCACGGCTCGGGCCGTGAGTGGGTTCCCGACTCGAAACATCGCCGATTTCAACGCGCGGGCGGTGAACAGCTCTACGTACGCGAACATGAAGGGCAACCAGACGGACGGGCTGCCCAACCAGCCGATCGCTATGGGCACACAAACAAGCGGGCGGGTTTACTTCGACGTACGTGGCGGCACCGCGCCCGACAGTGTTGTTTATCGAGATGCCGCAGGCACCGAGAAGGTGGTCTGGAAGGGCTGA
- a CDS encoding SRPBCC domain-containing protein — protein MNPELDLIIERIIHAPRKAVWEAWTDPDSLAQWWIPAPTLCRVERLEVRPGGAFVTRMSDDGAQFVPHLDACFLRVDEFERLVFTNAVDSEWRPAIPAPIAMTAEITMFDHADGTDYRIVARHGDSAARNRHAELGFAEGWGTVADQLARFAESAR, from the coding sequence ATGAACCCTGAACTCGACCTCATCATCGAGCGGATCATCCACGCGCCGCGCAAGGCCGTCTGGGAGGCCTGGACCGACCCGGACAGCTTGGCGCAGTGGTGGATCCCAGCGCCGACGTTGTGCCGTGTCGAGCGTTTGGAGGTGCGCCCCGGCGGCGCGTTTGTCACGCGGATGAGCGACGACGGCGCCCAGTTCGTGCCGCATCTGGATGCCTGCTTTCTGCGGGTGGACGAATTCGAGCGGTTGGTGTTCACCAACGCCGTGGACAGTGAGTGGCGTCCGGCCATCCCGGCTCCCATCGCGATGACGGCCGAAATCACCATGTTCGACCACGCCGACGGCACCGATTACCGCATCGTCGCGCGCCACGGTGACTCGGCCGCCCGGAACCGCCACGCCGAACTGGGGTTCGCCGAGGGATGGGGCACGGTCGCCGATCAACTCGCGCGATTTGCCGAGAGCGCGCGGTGA
- a CDS encoding TetR/AcrR family transcriptional regulator: MALSSEELNVGARDRLLARLLDAFEGELPSPEVSLREVATRAGTSHALLRYHFGSLSGVLAAMLTVQRSRDNEALFKTAQQGTFGDLVVAIWRTYTRPAQLSRIRGFFHVVGLAAYSPEDFREFIDSLDDLTATLASLAERDGHDATEALDMATVATAAIRGLLLQKVLTPALHSEDAVALILRMSRADDCAQRHAARSPPRRESTTVTRCRAR; this comes from the coding sequence ATGGCGCTGTCAAGCGAGGAACTCAACGTCGGTGCACGCGACCGGCTCCTGGCTCGGCTTCTCGACGCCTTCGAGGGGGAACTTCCCTCGCCGGAGGTGTCGCTGCGGGAGGTCGCCACTCGAGCTGGGACCAGCCACGCCCTGCTGCGGTACCACTTCGGGTCACTGTCGGGCGTTTTGGCGGCCATGCTCACGGTGCAGCGATCTCGTGACAACGAGGCGCTTTTCAAGACCGCTCAGCAGGGCACCTTTGGCGACCTCGTCGTGGCGATCTGGCGGACCTACACGCGGCCCGCGCAGCTGTCACGCATCCGCGGCTTCTTTCACGTCGTGGGGCTCGCCGCTTACAGCCCAGAAGACTTTCGTGAGTTCATCGATTCGCTCGACGACCTGACCGCGACGCTGGCCTCACTCGCGGAACGCGACGGGCACGACGCCACGGAAGCGCTGGACATGGCCACCGTCGCTACTGCCGCGATTCGTGGCCTGCTCTTGCAGAAAGTTCTGACTCCGGCACTCCACTCGGAAGACGCGGTCGCCTTGATCCTGCGTATGAGCCGAGCCGACGACTGTGCGCAGCGCCACGCCGCCCGTTCTCCTCCTCGGCGCGAATCGACTACCGTCACCCGTTGTCGCGCCAGGTGA
- a CDS encoding pyridoxamine 5'-phosphate oxidase family protein, with protein MLDSEPDAVLGPFSSPDAHVTPWASALAVLGEAQVFWLSTVRPDGRPHVTPLLATWSLGGMCFTTGDQERKARNLANNPHCVLTTGTNALTGVDVVIEGVASAVDDRSERERAVTDFERKYGAHLTSPEGTWYRLGEAVIAGAVRLFRVAPTVGFAFGKLPTSSQTRYTWPSR; from the coding sequence ATGTTGGACAGTGAACCGGATGCGGTGCTGGGGCCGTTCTCGTCACCTGATGCCCATGTGACGCCGTGGGCGTCGGCATTGGCGGTGCTCGGTGAGGCGCAGGTCTTTTGGCTTTCCACGGTGCGACCCGACGGGCGACCGCACGTGACCCCGTTACTGGCGACGTGGAGTCTCGGTGGGATGTGTTTCACGACCGGCGATCAGGAACGCAAGGCGCGCAACCTCGCCAACAATCCGCACTGTGTGCTGACCACGGGCACGAACGCCCTGACGGGTGTCGACGTCGTCATCGAGGGTGTCGCCTCCGCGGTGGATGACCGCTCCGAGCGTGAGCGTGCCGTCACGGACTTCGAACGAAAATATGGCGCGCACCTGACCAGTCCCGAGGGCACCTGGTATCGGCTGGGCGAGGCCGTGATCGCCGGCGCTGTCAGGCTGTTTCGAGTGGCCCCGACTGTCGGCTTCGCGTTCGGCAAGCTGCCCACGTCCAGCCAAACTCGCTATACGTGGCCGAGCCGGTGA
- a CDS encoding GNAT family N-acetyltransferase, producing the protein MSRLDTWRTRAERPEDIGPIHAVNAAAFPTELEADLVDALRGDPTAWINGLSIVTLDSGGAIVGYALLTRCTVGGQPALALGPCAVTPEAQRTGAGSAAIRAGLEQARRQGENLVVVLGHAEYYPRFGFEPASRLGVTAPFEAPDQNFLALALNPDNATPRGEIAYAEAFGV; encoded by the coding sequence ATGAGCAGGTTGGACACGTGGCGTACCCGAGCCGAACGCCCGGAGGACATCGGACCCATTCACGCGGTGAACGCGGCGGCGTTCCCCACCGAACTCGAAGCCGACCTCGTCGACGCACTCCGTGGAGACCCGACTGCCTGGATCAACGGGCTGTCGATCGTCACGCTCGATTCGGGCGGCGCGATCGTGGGGTATGCGTTACTCACGCGATGCACCGTGGGCGGTCAGCCCGCACTGGCACTCGGTCCCTGCGCTGTCACGCCCGAAGCCCAGCGCACCGGCGCTGGTTCCGCGGCGATTCGAGCCGGGCTGGAGCAGGCGCGACGCCAGGGGGAGAACCTGGTGGTGGTACTCGGCCACGCCGAATACTATCCGCGTTTCGGGTTCGAACCGGCGTCGCGCCTCGGCGTCACCGCGCCCTTCGAGGCGCCGGATCAGAACTTCCTGGCCCTTGCGCTCAATCCTGACAACGCCACGCCACGCGGTGAGATCGCCTATGCGGAGGCCTTCGGCGTCTGA
- a CDS encoding alpha/beta hydrolase, with protein MSSMWHGCLADTDYFEMRSRGGQDYGVWVTTPPGYNRATARVPVVYVLDGNWAVGLTAPLIVTQMDPMQRIQPYIQVSVGYAGEQAQDWDRLRNRDFVPPGEPIAKELIDAVEMGLETGARTREESDAYLAELRDTHADVFLSFLTSELHPRIEHDYHTAASGHGLFGYSYGGLFSLYTWLTGSTVFESIAAGSPGIISEDSQIFAQLDELGEDRRGTKLHVTLNDRELLGDLAVYQSLAKNTATVLHRLKSRNEAVTSEILRETHVTGVQASFLSYLRTCRPL; from the coding sequence ATGAGCTCCATGTGGCACGGCTGTCTCGCCGACACCGACTATTTCGAGATGCGCTCCAGGGGTGGGCAGGACTACGGCGTGTGGGTGACCACGCCGCCCGGCTACAACCGCGCCACGGCGCGAGTGCCCGTTGTGTACGTGCTCGACGGGAACTGGGCCGTGGGCCTGACGGCTCCGCTCATCGTCACCCAGATGGACCCGATGCAGCGGATCCAGCCCTACATCCAAGTCAGCGTCGGCTACGCGGGCGAGCAGGCACAAGACTGGGATCGGCTGCGCAACCGAGACTTCGTGCCACCGGGCGAGCCCATCGCCAAGGAACTTATCGATGCCGTCGAGATGGGGTTGGAGACCGGTGCGAGAACCCGAGAGGAATCCGACGCCTACCTGGCCGAATTACGCGACACTCATGCCGACGTGTTCCTGAGCTTCCTCACTTCCGAACTGCACCCGCGGATCGAACACGACTATCACACAGCCGCAAGCGGTCACGGCCTTTTCGGCTACTCCTACGGTGGACTTTTCAGTCTCTACACCTGGCTCACCGGCAGCACCGTCTTCGAGAGCATCGCAGCGGGCAGCCCAGGCATCATCTCCGAAGACAGTCAGATCTTCGCCCAGCTCGACGAGTTGGGCGAAGACCGGCGTGGCACCAAACTTCACGTAACTCTCAACGACAGAGAGCTTCTCGGAGACCTGGCCGTCTACCAAAGCCTCGCGAAGAACACGGCCACCGTCCTCCATCGCCTCAAGTCTCGCAACGAAGCCGTCACCAGCGAGATCCTGCGCGAAACGCACGTGACTGGCGTGCAGGCCTCGTTCCTCAGTTACCTCAGGACCTGTCGGCCTCTGTGA